ACACGATTTGGGACATTCAATCCGCTCAAGGTTGCGGGCTTCAGACGATTGCGGTCAGAACAGGAGGAGCCTTTAGTCGAGAGGAACTCCATGCGGCTGGAGCGGTGGCTGTATACCAGGATTGTGCAGAGCTTCTGGCATCCGGGTTTCCCATTACATTTGAGGCGAGGTAGGAAGTTGGGGGCTTTCTGGAAACATCACGAGTCAGTGAGGAAAAAAACTGTTCCCGACGATCGGGGGAACATCGCTGACGTCATGTGTCCCCACGTCGGGTAATCGCCCGATAAAGCCAGAGAAACAGGATGGCCCCGATCACGGCCATCACAAACCCGACGGGATCGTCCTGCCCATACATGCCGACCATTCGCCCGAGCATCCCCCCGAAGAGCGCCCCAATGATACCGATTGCGACAGTGGCGAGAAATCCTCCAGGATCTTTGCCGGGCATTAAGAGTTTTCCCACTACTCCCACAATTAACCCAAAAACGATCCAACCGATGACACCCATCCTTCACCCCTCCTATTTAATGATTGGATTTGCCGGTTCTTTTGGGTGTCCCGATTCTGCTTTAACCAAAAGGCCGACCTGTTCCTGATAATTTTCACGATAAATTTGGAAGACCGCCAGCGCGATCCCAAGCAGAATGGGACCCAGAAACAATCCGATGAAGCCGAAATACGCGAGGCCTCCTAATGAGGCGAAGAAGAGAAACAGAACGGGTAAGTCCGCTTTGGATCCGACGAGAAAAGGTTTCAGTAAATTATCCATGAGACCGACCAATCCGACCCCGATTCCGATCATGACGATGCCTTTCCAAATGGGACCGGTCCATAATAGATACGCGGCCACCGGGGCCCAGACTAATGCCGTTCCGCCAAAAGGTACCAGAGAAAGAATTGCGCTCAAGGCTCCCAGAAATATGGAAAACGGGACGCCCAGGGCCCAATAGGCAAGCCCTGCCGTGAAACCCTGTGCCAGAGCCGTGAGAATGGTCCCTTGAACGACGGCGACCATCACATTGTCAAGGCGTTCCATGATGACGGCTTTATAGCTTTCTTCGATCGGGAGCGCTTCGTAAAATGCACGATAGAGATGATGCCCATCGCGAAACAGGAAGAACAGAGTAAACAGGATCACAAAAAAATCCATGAAGAGATCAAGGGTATTTGTTGCCAGCCCACCGACACTGGACAGTACGACCCCGCTGACAGCTTTCCCTCCTTCAACCAGGTTCCCCTTAACGTCCCCATAGGCCAGAATCAGTCGGCCCAACAATTCTTGAGACACATTTCCTATTAGAGGCAGTCTTGCGACAAGTTCAGGCAGTCTTTGCAGTCCACCCTCTTGCACCCATGTCATGGCGAGCTGATAGGCGTTAATGGTCTCTGTCACCACGAGGAAGACCAAATACGCCACAGGCAAGACGGCAAGTAACATGACACTCAGTGTGCTGAGAGCCGCCGAAGCTGTTGTCCTGTCTCCCAACTTGCGGGTTAGCCACTGATAGAGAGGATAGAAGAGACGAACCAAGAGCATGGCCCACAAAATGGGTGTCATGAAGGGGGCAAAAATTAAGCCCAGCACGTACAGCAGGAGGGAACACAACAGAAGGAAGGCCGCTGAAAGAACTTGTGGAGACATTTATGTTGATGCCGCAAAGGGTGAGGGTATCGACACACCTGAAGCCGTCCGCTTGGTCGAGGAGGAGGACACAAAGTTCATAATGAGGAATACCTGCATGTTGTACCTCTGCAGTGTAACACTTACCGTCCGCCTAATATTTGCATTTTAGAAAACTTCTCAGGTTGAAAGGTAGTCAGGCCACTCTCACTCCGATTTATGATAGGAACCGGCCCGTTAATTTATTATAGACAAATCACTAGGCTCAACTTCTCAAGTATCCACATCCCTATTCGTAGACCCATCAAACACAGAGAGCGTTGTTGACGGATGTTTTCAGATGGCACGACCTGAATTTGTCTGTTGAAACATTTATAGCGATTAGTGAAGTATAAAAAACAACCTCAACAAGCCGTAAATCATTATCCTTTCGCAAATTGGCGATTTTGCTGAGATTGTTCCTAATTTCATGTTTGTTTCTTTTCCCCAGTCGCTTATTGCATCACAGAAAGAAGTTGTGTCCTCCTCTACCCAATGTATAATTTCTTTCTCGATTGGAGCACCCCTTTTTTAAATCGCTGGATACATTCGGGTCTCGACTGAGACGGTGTTTGTACTTTTCCGGAGTGGTCCGGCAACCTGTTAGTCGGACCCTCAATGAATTAGTCAAAGATGGGAAGGACAGGATGTAATGTTAATGCACTTCAGATTTTATCCAGTAATCCTCGTATTCCTCAGCATTGTCTTTTGGAGTGCGCGGGTTGAACCGGTCTGGTCCCAGGAGCCTGTGGATAATACAGAGGCTCCCACAGAGTCACGACCCACCGATACACCAGAGGAAATTGCGGTTGGAGCAGACAAGGTTGAAGACAGCCTCATCACACAACGGCTTGCGGAGGTTTTTCAGAATTTGCCGGAGCTTGCCAATGTCGACATCGCTGTGAAGGCGGGGGTGGTACGGCTGACGGGGCATACTTCCACCAAAGAAGCCCACCAACAGGCTCTTGAACTTGCCGAACGCGTAGATGGTGTGGTCAGCGTGACAGATGAAATCACACAAAAACGGGAAGTCCGTGAACGGTTGACCGTCGTGCAGGAAAAAATGGTTGACCAACTCAATAATTTTATCTCCTATTTGCCACTCCTGATCATCGGCTTCACGGTATTTCTTCTATTCTGGTTCCTCGCATCCTTTTTGACCAAATGGGATAACCTGTATGAAAGAATTACTCCACATGCGTTTTTACAATCCTTAGCCAAACAAATCGTCAAAGGGACCGTCATATTTATAGGCTTTGTGGCCATGCTGGAAATCCTGGACGCCACAGCTCTTTTGGGAACAATCGTTGGTGTCGCGGGAGTCATGGGCCTGGCCGTCGGTTTTGCCCTCCGAGATACGGTGGAGAACTACATTGCCAGCATTCTGCTGAGTATCAGACAGCCCTTTCGGCCACTGGACCAAATTGTCCTGGAAAATTATGAAGGCTTGGTCATGAAACTGACATCGCGGGAGACCATTCTCATGACGCTGGATGGAAATCATGTACGCATACCCAATGCGACGGTATACAAAGGCATTATTCTCAATTATTCCCGGAATCCCAAACGGCGTTTTTCCTTTGAGGTCGGTATCGACACCGCTGTCAAAATTGAGGCGGCGTTGCAACTGGCTATAAAAACTTTAGAGCAAACCGTCGGGGTGATTGCTGATCCTCCGGTCCGGTGTACGGTAGAGAAATTAGGCGATTCGAATGTGATCCTAAAAATGTTCGCATGGACGACACAGGATCAATACGATTTCGGAAAGGTCAAAAGTGAAGCGATTCGGGCGGTGAAAGAGGCCTTTGATCTGGCCAATTATGAAATGCCCGAACCCATCTATCGTCTGAAAATGCAGGGAGCTTCCCCTCCCGATGACCAGCCCGTATTTGACCATTCCGAGCAAAAACGGGATGCTCCAGCACCTGCTGTGCAGTCAGGTTCTCAGGCCGATGTTACCAAAGATAATCATATTGTTGAGCAAATTTCGAAAGATCGAGCAGACATTAAGGAAAGGGATTTACTGAAATCATAGATTCGAAAAACATTCTGCCCGCCACACTGGCGGGAGCAATTACTATATGGTCCACTTTTTTATTTCATTGCGCTTGAAACACATGAGGAAAAAATATGAACAAAAATCGGCAACCAGAAGTTGTGGTCATCACAGGGGCTTCTGCAGGAATCGGTCGGGCTACCGTGCGGGCTTTTGCTCAACGGGGTGCGCATCTGGGTTTGTTGGCTCGTGGTCAGGAGGGGTTGGAAGGAGCTCGTCAGGAAGCCGAAAAGCTTGGGGGACAGGCGATCGTGATTCCCACGGATGTTGCCGACCACGATCAAGTTGAGCGAGCCGCCATCACCATTGAGGAAACCTTTGGGCCGATCGACATTTGGATAAATAACGCCATGGTCTCAGTGCTGTCACCGGTAAAGGACATGACCGCCGAAGAATTTCAGCGGGTGACGAACGTCACCTATCTCGGATATGTGTATGGAACCTTAACGGCACTCCGGCGTATGCTGCCCAGGAATCGTGGGGTCATTATTCAAGTTGGCTCCGCTCTGTCTTATCGTGCGATCCCGCTTCAATCGGCCTATTGCGGGGCCAAGCATGCAGTAAAAGGATTTACAGAGTCGCTCCGATCGGAACTGATTCATGATAAGAGCAAAGTCCGCATCACCATGGTGCACCTGCCGGGAGTGAATACCACACAATTTGGATGGATTAAAAGTCGAATGCCCTATCATCCTCAGCCGGTTCCACCGATGTATCAGCCGGAGGTGATGGCGAGGGCCATTGTTTGGGCGGCGGATCACGATCGTCGTGAATTATGGGTTGGCATGCCGACGGTCAAAACCATTGTCGGAGAAAAATTCATTCCGGGACTCCTGGATCATTATCTCGCCGACGTGGCCTATAGTGGACAACAGACAAATGTTCCCGTTGATCCCCATCGTCCCAATAATTTATTGACACCTGTTGCGGAGGACAGAGGTGCTCACGGCCCATTCGATCATCGTTCGAGGTCATCCAGTCTTCAGCTCTGGGCTTCCATGAACCGGGGGTGGTTGGCGGTGGCGGGGGTCGGATGTCTTCTTTCCCTGGGATGGGCCCGAATGCAGTCACAGGTGAATCGATCGCGACTGAATGATTGATCCTCAATACAGCCGGTCGGAAAGCTGATCTGCCTGATGCAAGAACAGCCTCCCGACCTGAAGGCCCCATCCCTGGGCATTGACGATGACAAAGATTAGCCTGCCGCGGCCTGCTTTTTTGCCTCCTGAAACTCTTTTCCCATCTTTTGTATTTCTTCCTTATCCAAGATCTCCTTGGCCTTTTTAAAGATTTCGCCTTCTTCCTCCTTCACATGGTGCAGAACGCTTTTTTTGAGCTCCGCAAGTTTTGAGCTCCATTCCTCGGATTCTGCCCCCATCGCCTCAAGGTCTTCCAAAAGGTTTTCGACTTCGGCATGCTCTTCCGTGGCTTCATTAATCAGGTCTACCATCTCTGCATTTTCTCTGAGGGCAGGATAGAAGACGGCCTCCTCCCCATGGGAGTGAGCTTCAAGGTCATCTTTTAACTGAGAAAATAATTTTTCACGGCTTTTCGTCGCACGTGGACCGGTGGTTTCCAATTTTTTGAATAAGTCCTTTGCCGTTTGGTGATCCTTCTTTAAAATTTGAAAAATGTCCATTCCCTGCTTCCTTTCCGGTCAATGACCGATGATGACTCTCTGAAAAAAAATGATCACTTCGATTGCTTGATGAAGAATAATCCTGTTCCTTCACACACTGAACTAGTAAGAACCCTGGAACGGGCAGGGAATTGCGAATTGAAAAGCAAGAAACGGAGTGCACTCTGTCCCCGACTTTTGAAAAGATAGGCATCCGGAAAAGAGCCATGTCAGGAGGGGAGATTTTTTGGTAAATTATGCTTTCAATTTTAGCAGTTTGTCACAGGTAGTGGTCATGAGGAATACAGCAAACCAGGAAAAATGTTCCGTTACAACGCGCCATGATCCCCGGTGGACAAGCGTGGCTTCCCGGGACCCAACAGCCGACGGTACCTTTTATTATTCCGTCACCACCACCGGAGTGTACTGCCGCCCGTCCTGCCCATCTCGCGTGCCGCGGCCTGAAAATGTCCGGTTCCATGCTTCATGGGAAGATGCCGAGAAGGCTGGATTTCGTCCCTGTAAGCGTTGCACGCCTCACCAGCCCGGATTACAGGAACGGTATGCGGAGAAAGTCGAAGCCGCTTGCCGACTCATCGAGAATTCGCACCATGTGCCAGGCCTCAAAGAGTTATCCAATCATGCAGGACTAAGCCGGTATCACTTTCATCGGGTGTTCAAGGCGGTAACGGGATTGACCCCGAAAGGATACACGGCGGCGCATCTGGCAAAACGGGTGAGGTCGCACCTCAATCATAAAGACACGGTGACGGAGGCTATTTACGAAGCCGGGTTCAATTCCAACGGCAGGTTTTATGACACATCCGATGCTGTTCTGGGTATGACACCTTCCTCATATCGTGCCGGTGGTTCCGGAATAGATATCCGATTCGCCGTGGGGAAATGTTCTCTCGGGGCTATCCTCGTTGCCAGAAGTGAGCGCGGTGTGTGTGCGATTCTTCTGGGAGATGACCCTGAGCAACTGACGCGCGATTTGCAGAAGCAGTTCTCTCAGGCTCATTTCATCGAGGGTGATGGTGACTTCGAACACCTGGTTGCCACAGTGATCGGTTTTGTCGAAGCGCCGGAGCGGGGGTTAAACCTGCCGTTGGACGTGCAAGGTACGGCGTTTCAACAACGGGTCTGGAAGGCATTGCAAAACATTCCCGCCGGCTCGATGGTAAGTTATGCTGACATCGCCGCGAGCATCGGTGCACCGAAAGCGATTCGAGCGGTCGCCATGGCCTGCGGCAGCAATGCAATTGCTGTGGCGATTCCTTGTCATCGTGTGGTGCGCACGAATGGCGAACTGTCGGGCTATCGTTGGGGCATCGAACGGAAACGAGCGTTGCTTGAACGTGAGTCACACACATGAATGAGAGCGGGCAGTCAACATCTCCCGTCGCGTTGCCTGCGACTATACTGGAACGGGTCAACGCGATTGATTGGGGACAGGTTTCAAGCGATCTTGACGCTGAAGGCAGTGCCGTGACCGAGAGGCTCCTCACTTCGAAAGAATGTGAGAACTTGGCCATGGTGTATTCCCGCCCTGAGATATTTCGTAGCCGCATCGTGATGAGCCGTCATAATTTTGGCCGTGGAGAATATCAGTACTTCCGGTATCCGCTTCCTGATCTCATCGAACAACTTCGAAATGCGACATACCCCCATCTTGTGCCGGTTGCAAACCGGTGGAATGCGGCCATGGGCATTGAGATTCGCTTTCCAAAGAGGCATGAAGATTTTCTGGCCCGCTGTCATCACTCCGGTCAGGATAAGCCAACACCATTAATGCTCAAATATGAAACTGACGATTACAACTGCCTGCATCAGGACCTCTACGGCGAACACGTGTTTCCGCTTCAGCTTGCCATTCTTTTATCTGACCCTCAGAAAGACTTCACGGGTGGTGAATTTGTTATGACCGAGCAGCGGCCACGTATGCAATCCCGGCCGATTGTGGTACCGATCCGACAGGGCGATGGTCTCATTTTTGCGGTACATCATCGCCCTGTGCGAGGAGGAAGGGGCTGGTATCGTGTGACCCTCCGGCATGGGGTTAGCCGCGTTCGCTCCGGGCAACGCTATACGGTGGGGATTATATTCCACGACGCCAAATAAACCGGATGGAGAATCCCCAGCAAAACGGGATTCTTTGGCCCGGACAGGGAATATCCTTGCCGGTTCTTAGCCGCCGGCCATGGCCCCGACAATCAGAAACGGTTCTTCTCCGGTTGTGATCGCGTCGGGTAACCGGGCGTCCGGTGGTTCATGGGACAGATCCTGCCCGCAGGCAAAGTACCTGATGAATGGTCGGCGTTGTTGTGTCACCTGGTCACGAATTGTCCCCCGCAACATCGGGTAACGGGTTTCCAGCGCGTTGAGCACGGCGTGTGGGGTGGAAGGACCCTCCATCTCCAGGTTCACCTCACCGTCGATACGTGCAAGTGTCCGCAAATGGGCCGGAAGGATCACTCGAATCGTGCTCACGGTAACGCCTGGACTTCGACTGATAAGACGGGTGGAAGATCCCGGACGATGGGCATCCAGCTGTCTCCCGAATCGGCCGAGGCATACACCTGTCCACCGGTGGTGCCCACATAGATCCCGCAGGGTTCGAGCGAGTCGACAGCCATGGCGTCTCGCAAGATATTGACGTAGCAGTTCTGTTGCGGCAATCCTTTTGTCAGCCCTTCCCATTCGTTCCCGCCTGTTCGACTGCGGTAGACGCGAAGTTTCCCCTCCGGCGGATAATGCTCAGAGTCGCTCTTGATCGGTACTACATAGATGGTCTCCGGCTCATGGGCATGCACGGCAATGGGGAATCCGAAATCGGAGGGCAAGTCTCCACTGATTTCATGCCATGACTCGCCTGCGTCATCGCTACGCATCACATCCCAGTGCTTCTGCATGAAGAGCACATTCGGGCGCGACGGGTGTTTGGCGATGCAATGCACACAGTGGCCGACTTCTGCGGTTGGGTCGGGAAGTTCATACGGGGATTTCAGTCCGCGGTTGACCGGCTGCCATGTCTTGCCTCCGTCCTCGGTTCGAAACGTGCCGGCTGCCGAAATGGCGACGAATATGCTTTCCGGATTGCCAGGATCCAGAAGGATGGTATGCAGGCACATTCCCCCGGCACCCGGTTGCCACAGATGCCCTTTAGCGTTGCGCAGGCCGGGAAGCTCCTGCCATGTCTGTCCGCCATCGGTGGAACGGAAAATGGCCGCATCCTCAACGCCCGCGTAAATCGTGTCTGGATCGGTCAGCGATGGTTCCAGATGCCAGACACGCTTGAACTCCCAGGGGTGTTGCGTGCCATCGTACCATTGATGGGTGGTGAGTGGTTGTCCCGTTTCCGTTGAGCTGTCATACACGAACTTGTTGCTCTCCCCCTTGGGCGTGCCGTCCGTGGCGGTGGTCGGCTCGCCGGGTGGTGTTCCCGGTTGAAACCAGGTTTTGCCGCCATCATCCGAGCGTTGAATGATTTGCCCGAACCAGCTGCTCGATTGTGATGCATATAACCGATTCGGATCGGCTGGAGATCCCTTTACATGATACAGCTCCCATCCGCCAAAGTGGGGACCATGAACGTCCCATTTCTTGCGTGTGCCATCCGATGTCAGCACGAACGCACCTTTGCGTGTTCCAACAAGCACTCGTACTCCACTCATACCTCACTCCTTTCGGAAAGTTAAAGCAATCAACGTATCAATTTTTCACTATTCGTGAGGGGCAATTCCGTCCCTATATCAATCGCGTTTACCGTTGTGATCGAGGCGTCGTGACCTACTATTGTTCGTAAGCCTCCTGTAGGCGTTTGATGTCAAGTTTCTTCATTTGAAGGAGAGAACTCATGACTCTATTATTTTGTTTTGAATCGTGGCTTTGCATCATTTCGCTCAGCACAGTGGGAACAATTTTCCATGACAGCCCATACTTGTCTTTCAGCCAACCGCATTGACCTTTTTCACCACCTTCTGAGAGTTTTTCCCATAGCTCGTTTACCTCTTCTTGCGACGCGCAATTGATAATAAAGGATATGGCTTCCGTAAATGTGAAGTGCGGTCCTCCATTTAAGGCCAAAAATTCTTGCCCGTCGAGCTGGAATGTGATGGTCATCACTGATCCCTTGGGTCTACCCGAAACCTTTGCGCCTTCCTCCTCATAATGGGTGATATCTCCTATCTTGGTATTCTTGAAAATCGACACATAAAATTTCACCGCCTCTTCAGCCTGGTGATCGAACCACAAACACGGGGTAATTTTCTGCATCATGGTTTGCGCCTTCGCTGAGCGTGAATACGATCTGTTTGTCAATTTCGTGACCTGCCGGATGCCATTGTACTCTTACCGGAATGTCCCTATTCCGTTGGCAAACCACCGATCTCTAAAACCGGTCGGATTTCGACCGTGCCCACCCGGGCACCCGGGATTTGTGCGGCGATGTTCATTGCCTCATCCAAATCCCTGGCTTCGATAAGAAAGTAGCCGCCCAGTTGTTCTCGTGTTTCTGCAAACGGACCATCGGTGATGAGCCGTTTGCCGTCTCGTATACGGATGCTGGTCGCCATCGTGACAGGATGCAGAGGAGCGGCCGCCAGAAAATTCCCTTCAGCTTTGAGCCGGTGTGCAAGCTCCGTAGATTCTTTGTAACACTTCTCACGTCCGGCCTCGTCCCATGCCTGATCGGTTCCGTAAATTAACAGCATGTATTTCATATGAATGCCTCCACTAGAACGAATGAGTATTAATGTTCCAATGACCCTCAAGCCGTACTAGACAAAATGGCGACCGATGCGACAGATCGCAACGGAAGGTTTTTTCGTCCCGCTATCTGTTCCGCTACTGCTTTCTGGTATAGGTGATCTCCATGATCTTCATTTCTTTGCCGCCGTGATGAGTCCCATACATATCAAACGTCTGGGTGTTTTGGTCGATAATTTTCCAGACCGCCCGATGCGACATCTGTCCACCGCCCGGCTCAGGATGCGATCCTTTCAGCGTAATGGTCTTACCATCGTCGCTCGCCGTCCCTTCCATGATGAAAATCCCCGTCCCCATCGTATCCATCCAGGCCGTGACATATTTCTTCGTGATGTTGTCGTAGGCGTCGATGCCAATCCCTGAGAATGGTTGGCCCATCATTTGACCAGTGTAGGCTTGGTAGAGAAAGCGTCCGTCCAGCAACATTTTCATCTCTGCCGTGCCGGTCGATTCTGTGGGAGGCTTGCCCGGATCCATCCATTCTTTTAATTTGGTCGTCCAGCTCCCGGCAAGGCTGGCAAATAACTTGTGCGGTTCTCCGGGAGTGGCCAGCTTCTTGTACATCTCCATCATGGCTTGTGGGTCCATCTGCTTTTCTTTGTCTGTGGCGATTACTGGAAGGGCCGTCAGGACCATACAGAGACAGGTGAATGTGAAGGTTGTAAAACGCATAGATGCCTCCTTGTGGTTTGATCATGAACACGGTTGAGATAAGTATGTCATGCTGTGAGTGACTGTTCACAGGTTACTTTTATGAAGACAATTGTTTACGCAGGTGCTCCTCTTGCTCCTTCAGCTCAGGCGTGAACTCCGGTCCGAAGTCCTCCGCTTCGAAGAGTCGACGAATCTCAATCTCGCCTTCTTTGTCATCACCTGCAGGATTCGGACAACGCCTGACCCATTCGATCGCCTCTTCTTTCGAATTCACCTGCCAGACCCAATAGCCGGCGATCAGTTCCTTGGTCTCGGCAAAGGGTCCGTCGATCACTGTCCGCTTGTTTCCTGAAAACTGTACCCGTGCGCCTGTTGAACTCGGGTGGAGCCCATCTCCTGCCAGCATGACGCCGGCGTTTATCAGTTCTTCGTTGAATTTGCCCATGTCAGTAAGAAGTTGCTCGCTCGGCATCACGCCGGCTTCTGAGTCCTTGGTGGCTTTGACAATAATCATGAATCGCATCACCCAACCTCCTTGGCTTTATTACATGGAACTGAATTAAAAAATAGACTTATCCGGATTTTCTTTATTTGTCGAACTGGGGCTGGTGAAATCGACATATGGAAATACCCTTTCGTTGTCGCTCTGCCACCATGTGTTTCTGATCCTAGAGCCACAAGGCAGCTTGTTCAGAATTGAAGCGGGGCCTTTCCTGATCATCAAACATTCCTCAGTCGGCGGGCCGGAAATCTCATTCATTTTGCTGAATGCGTCCTCGTCATGGTGAACCAACAACAAAGATTTCATGGCTCCCGGCCTCCGATTAAGATTAAATGCTATCGACATAACTCCGGGGGATGGCCAAAATTGGCGACCAACCTACTGTGTGGGAATCGTCCAACCCCCGATCCGGCAGTTCCCCAACTGTGGCACTCCGCCGCTCCGGGCGATGGCGTTGTCGGCCAATAGAGTTTGTCGGCTCCGTGAGCTAATCGGTACCATAACGATCGTGGTGGCGGACCCATTCCATCGTGTACTCCAGGTGGTCCTCGTCGCGGCCCTTCGGTGTGAGGTCGAGCAGGTTATAGGTGCCCAACATCACCTCCACACCGCGTCTGTAAGTCGAGTACGTGTGGAAGACATTGTCCGCGTCGTCCTTGAAGAACACGCTGATACCGGGTAATTCCTCACACTCAAAAGGCTGCATGACGTAGTTGTAATAAACCTGTCCCTTGGCCTCTTCTTCCGGGGTGAAGCTCACGTGAAAGTCATGGTTGAAGTCGCTGCCGTATGACGACACCCACCTGAACCGCCAACCCATACGTCTGCGGAAGCGTTCGATCTCGACCAGCGGCGCGCGCGAGACAGCCACCAGCGTGACATCGCGATGTGCCAGGTGCACGTTCATGCCGTCGGTGTGATCGGCCATGAATGAGCAGCTGGGGCAACCTTGCTCCCACTCCGGCCCAAACATAAAGTGCTGTACCACCAGTTGATGTCGGCCCTCGAATAGTTCAATGAGCGTTTCCTTGCCGTGAGGTCCGTCGAACATGTAGTGCTTCTCGACTTTCACCCAGGGTAGTCTGCGCCGTTCGGCGCTCAACTGGTCTCGCAACCGGGTGTATTCCTTCTCTTTTCTCAGCAACTCCTTCCGGGCCACTATCCATTCTTCCCGCGATACGATCTTGTGGTTTGGTATTGATGTTTCGATTATGTTCATGGCTTGACCTCCTTTGATTCGGGTTGTCGATTGATACGATTCTTATGGAGCTTCTTCATGACGAGTGCGGTCACCCCTCCCGTCGACGTCGCGCTGGCCGAAATCAGTGCAAAAGTTGTAAGGCATGCTGGACACATGACTGACTCTTCACTTGCAGCGGCTGGCCGGCTACTGCCGGTGCAGGTCTCTCACCGGCCGAACCTCCATACTCCCGAGACGCACTGATGGAAACTTGGAAGCGATCTGAACAGCCTGGTTGATGTCTCTGGCCTCGATCAGAAAGAATCCGCCGATCTGTTCCTTCGTTTCGGCGAAAGGGCCATCGGTGAGAGACACTCCGCCGTTGCGGACCCGCACGGTCATGGCCAACTCGACCGGTTCGAGGGGGTTGGCCAAAAGGAGTTGGCCGTTCTGGCGCAGTTCCTCGCAATACACCATGGTTGCCTGTATAAGATTATCCCCCTCGCTCTTTGATAGGGAGTCCCACTTTTTTTCTTCCATGCAACAAAAGAGAAGAGATTTCATGGCTGCCGACCTCCAAACTAGGTGATGAATTGGTTTTGTTATCAGTTAGTCGTTCGGGGGGATCAAATTCGACAACGGTCATGATGAATTTCGGCGGCGCGTTGTGCACGCTAGGAATTGAGATCTTCCCAATGTTCCCAACAAGATATTGTGGGTGCCCATTGATCTGTCACAAAAAATCGGAAAAACTCTGGTGGTACCTATTGGTACAGAAAGGGAGGGGGATTACTTGCGATCCTGCAACCCGGCCAGCCGTTGTTCAAGAAATCGCCGTTCGGGCTTCTGCTGAGTGAGGCCGAGAGCCTGTTTGTATGCGGCCTTGGCTTCTGCAATTCGGCCCAATCGCCGGCAAAGCTCCGCCTTCGCCGAATGTGCCAGGTAATAATTCGTGAGATCCCCCCGTGCGAAAATTGCGTCGATGAGGGCAAGACCTGCCAGAGGACCGTCACGCATGGCCACAGCGACAGCGCGATTCAGTTCCACCACAGGGGAAGGAGACGCCTGCATCAACAGATCGTAGAGTGACACGATTTGAGGCCAGTCCGTGGATGTGGGATGTGTGGCTTGGGAATGGAATCCGGAAATCGCGGCCTGAATGGTATAAGGGCCGATCTGGCGTGAAGCAAACGCTTTTCCTACCAGGGCAACCCCCTCCGCGATCTGGTCCCGGTTCCACAACGAACGATCCTGGTCCTCAAGCAGAATCAGATCTCCCGTCCGGGAGATGCGTGCGGCGCGGCGGGAGTCATGGAGCAGCATTAAGGCCAAAAGTCCCATCGCTTCCGCGTCCGGTAATAATTCCATTAATAATCGCCCCAGTCGGATAGCCTCAGCCGAGAGGTCACGGCGTGTGAGAGATTCCCCCGAAGAGGCAGAGTATCCTTCGTTAAACACG
Above is a window of Candidatus Nitrospira neomarina DNA encoding:
- a CDS encoding 2OG-Fe(II) oxygenase, which encodes MNESGQSTSPVALPATILERVNAIDWGQVSSDLDAEGSAVTERLLTSKECENLAMVYSRPEIFRSRIVMSRHNFGRGEYQYFRYPLPDLIEQLRNATYPHLVPVANRWNAAMGIEIRFPKRHEDFLARCHHSGQDKPTPLMLKYETDDYNCLHQDLYGEHVFPLQLAILLSDPQKDFTGGEFVMTEQRPRMQSRPIVVPIRQGDGLIFAVHHRPVRGGRGWYRVTLRHGVSRVRSGQRYTVGIIFHDAK
- a CDS encoding MoaD/ThiS family protein, whose amino-acid sequence is MSTIRVILPAHLRTLARIDGEVNLEMEGPSTPHAVLNALETRYPMLRGTIRDQVTQQRRPFIRYFACGQDLSHEPPDARLPDAITTGEEPFLIVGAMAGG
- a CDS encoding WD40/YVTN/BNR-like repeat-containing protein; protein product: MSGVRVLVGTRKGAFVLTSDGTRKKWDVHGPHFGGWELYHVKGSPADPNRLYASQSSSWFGQIIQRSDDGGKTWFQPGTPPGEPTTATDGTPKGESNKFVYDSSTETGQPLTTHQWYDGTQHPWEFKRVWHLEPSLTDPDTIYAGVEDAAIFRSTDGGQTWQELPGLRNAKGHLWQPGAGGMCLHTILLDPGNPESIFVAISAAGTFRTEDGGKTWQPVNRGLKSPYELPDPTAEVGHCVHCIAKHPSRPNVLFMQKHWDVMRSDDAGESWHEISGDLPSDFGFPIAVHAHEPETIYVVPIKSDSEHYPPEGKLRVYRSRTGGNEWEGLTKGLPQQNCYVNILRDAMAVDSLEPCGIYVGTTGGQVYASADSGDSWMPIVRDLPPVLSVEVQALP
- a CDS encoding VOC family protein; translated protein: MQKITPCLWFDHQAEEAVKFYVSIFKNTKIGDITHYEEEGAKVSGRPKGSVMTITFQLDGQEFLALNGGPHFTFTEAISFIINCASQEEVNELWEKLSEGGEKGQCGWLKDKYGLSWKIVPTVLSEMMQSHDSKQNNRVMSSLLQMKKLDIKRLQEAYEQ
- a CDS encoding YciI family protein — translated: MKYMLLIYGTDQAWDEAGREKCYKESTELAHRLKAEGNFLAAAPLHPVTMATSIRIRDGKRLITDGPFAETREQLGGYFLIEARDLDEAMNIAAQIPGARVGTVEIRPVLEIGGLPTE
- a CDS encoding DUF1579 domain-containing protein, with translation MRFTTFTFTCLCMVLTALPVIATDKEKQMDPQAMMEMYKKLATPGEPHKLFASLAGSWTTKLKEWMDPGKPPTESTGTAEMKMLLDGRFLYQAYTGQMMGQPFSGIGIDAYDNITKKYVTAWMDTMGTGIFIMEGTASDDGKTITLKGSHPEPGGGQMSHRAVWKIIDQNTQTFDMYGTHHGGKEMKIMEITYTRKQ
- a CDS encoding YciI family protein, with product MRFMIIVKATKDSEAGVMPSEQLLTDMGKFNEELINAGVMLAGDGLHPSSTGARVQFSGNKRTVIDGPFAETKELIAGYWVWQVNSKEEAIEWVRRCPNPAGDDKEGEIEIRRLFEAEDFGPEFTPELKEQEEHLRKQLSS
- a CDS encoding DUF899 domain-containing protein, with the translated sequence MNIIETSIPNHKIVSREEWIVARKELLRKEKEYTRLRDQLSAERRRLPWVKVEKHYMFDGPHGKETLIELFEGRHQLVVQHFMFGPEWEQGCPSCSFMADHTDGMNVHLAHRDVTLVAVSRAPLVEIERFRRRMGWRFRWVSSYGSDFNHDFHVSFTPEEEAKGQVYYNYVMQPFECEELPGISVFFKDDADNVFHTYSTYRRGVEVMLGTYNLLDLTPKGRDEDHLEYTMEWVRHHDRYGTD
- a CDS encoding YciI family protein, with the protein product MKSLLFCCMEEKKWDSLSKSEGDNLIQATMVYCEELRQNGQLLLANPLEPVELAMTVRVRNGGVSLTDGPFAETKEQIGGFFLIEARDINQAVQIASKFPSVRLGSMEVRPVRDLHRQ